Proteins found in one Plasmodium relictum strain SGS1 genome assembly, chromosome: 13 genomic segment:
- a CDS encoding H/ACA ribonucleoprotein complex subunit 3, putative, translated as MYLLRFYLDENGKRVYTIKPVVDGKITFSAHPCRFSPDDKFSSQRITIKKRYNLL; from the exons atgtatttgtTAAGATTTTATTTAGACGAAAATGGAAAAAGAGTTTATACTATTAAG ccTGTTGTTGATGGTAAAATAACTTTCTCAGCTCATCCATGCCGATTTTCACCAGATGATAAATTTTCTTCTCAAAGAATTACGATTAAGAAAAGATATAACTTactataa